The Denticeps clupeoides chromosome 5, fDenClu1.1, whole genome shotgun sequence genome includes a region encoding these proteins:
- the LOC114789818 gene encoding LOW QUALITY PROTEIN: uncharacterized protein LOC114789818 (The sequence of the model RefSeq protein was modified relative to this genomic sequence to represent the inferred CDS: deleted 1 base in 1 codon), translating to MACCYLVISSTHLSNGHYRSIKGVFRGPLCGAHGEEAPDCADKEKAVAKAVEQLKANFYCELCEKQYHKPREFDNHINSYDHAHKQRLKELKQREFVRNVASKSWKDEKKEERELKRLYQLAQLRQQRDKERCTGEICSGTSTESPRVRRPWRGPARLTSLPTDSAYGTPPTSPTPLRRHPRGCAATPRLGVSFGFSRRAALKLDSCASVFSDDEIQATGRKQRLYSPPPSPGHRLRPPRLEDSREQSVCPGRSQCTHTPGLGVKRQLFLRRRDIVRHLSPPGDASFVSVTAKDGATSLRWPTALLRFTHTEPRVAYSCNPGCSHTHAQHGAAGGITHSSTLHSDSQTHADLTRGDNTLTASELQTQTANHETERMQGAGPEIQPTSQKDQDELTTGAGPEIQPTSQKDQDELTTGAGPEIQPTSQKDQDELTTGAGPEIQPTSQKDQDELTTGAGPEIQLTSQMDQAELTTGAGPEIQPTSQMDQDELTTGAGPEIQPTSQKDPVKLTTGAGPEIQLTSQMDQAELTTGAGPEIQPTSQMDQDELTTGAGPEIQPTSQKDPVKLTTGAGPEIQLTSQMDQAELTTGAGPEIQLTSQMDQDELTTGAGPEIQPTSQMDQDELTTGAGPEIQPTCQKDEAELTTGAGLEIQLTSQMVRQEVELTTGAGPGIQSEVQPHQQTQLSDQHEVRRHASKVKRRRDTGEKHWRPGGGVQGDGVRQQTGGAWEPEVQAGAALAGRCREGRGKKRKPESVEDRCSKESGVAQHGLRSVVIKMLSVPSSRKRKRRRMNKAADRVPAEKDGPHRWPWGFHVYAWDKNHLDWGGHKESNRGTMSRAISDDDSSSWRKDMRQLRSYVRVPWKTGAYSSAVGHHETYNHTKRQYPAWHRKVRQRCIVGLHGRSRMRDEWEERSGSSSDRQWGGSPSPSQERGGFASSSPRDVSLDWADVRPSPLSSQSPISSCSTNVSELSTDGSSSARFRLSPCSRTRRTHRGLVGDKPIRGARLRSVSSDKDCRPDGPVAQARSGPAGADARLSRLHQDHESSPAHKRTQPASESRHVLSKNKHVSKHMPALPLIGKRPAVRRRATRPASWHSSGHSSQHSELQRLGADASNSSAPQATPEEQTTTFCKTQQREDSIVSNEHQSGNLRSSTPPLTEQPITFTAEEVEKYRLLQKQAREHMEIQLQQDSKVEMPTVAAPYPPVPPLHHDHTILQQHPPPFTSLTLRPALLPAHPATLWTSHPPLRLVQATPLHPLLLHSPLPVGSLLSSLLAYSHTRTLHLRPLIQPLYGRHEVAMHPGPLS from the exons cggcTGAAAGAACTGAAGCAGAGGGAGTTTGTGCGGAACGTTGCCTCCAAGTCCTGGAAGgatgagaagaaggaggagagggaACTAAAACGCCTGTACCAGCTCGCTCAGCTCAGGCAACAGAGAGACaa GGAGAGATGTACAGGAGAGATCTGCTCCGGAACGTCGACAGAATCCCCCCGGGTGAGGAGACCATGGCGCGGCCCCGCCCGACTCACATCCCTCCCCACCGACTCAGCGTATGGGACTCCGCCCACTTCTCCCACACCCCTACGTAGGCACCCACGGGGGTGTGCAGCGACACCGCGACTGGGCGTGTCTTTTGGTTTCTCCCGGCGTGCCGCACTCAAGCTGGATTCCTGCGCGTCCGTCTTCTCCGACGACGAGATCCAGGCGACTGGCAGGAAGCAGCGGCTCTACTCCCCGCCCCCC TCACCTGGAcacaggctccgccccccacgCCTGGAGGACAGCAGGGAACAAAGTGTCTGCCCAGGGCGGAgccagtgcacacacactccggGCCTGGGAGTGAAGAGACAGCTGTTCCTCCGCCGCCGTGACATCGTCAGGCATCTGTCTCCTCCCGGAGACGCCTCGTTTGTCAGCGTCACGGCGAAAGATGGAGCGACGTCGCTCAGGTGGCCGACGGCGCTGCTGCGCTTCACACACACGGAACCGCGCGTCGCGTACAGCTGCAACCCAggatgctctcacacacacgcacagcatgGCGCTGCCGGCGGCATCACACACTCATCAACACTTCACTCGGATTCACAGACACACGCAGACCTCACACGGGGTGACAACACACTCACGGCATCAGAGCTCCAAACCCAGACGGCCAATCATGAAACAGAGAGGATGCAAGGGGCAGGACCAGAAATCCAACCAACCAGTCAGAAGGATCAAGACGAGTTAACTACCGGGGCAGGACCAGAAATCCAACCAACCAGTCAGAAGGATCAAGACGAGTTAACTACCGGGGCAGGACCAGAAATCCAACCAACCAGTCAGAAGGATCAAGACGAGTTAACTACCGGGGCAGGACCAGAAATCCAACCAACTAGTCAGAAGGATCAAGACGAGTTAACTACCGGGGCAGGACCAGAAATCCAACTAACCAGTCAGATGGATCAAGCCGAGTTAACTACCGGGGCAGGACCAGAAATCCAACCAACCAGTCAGATGGATCAAGACGAGTTAACTACCGGGGCAGGACCAGAAATCCAACCAACTAGTCAGAAGGATCCAGTCAAGTTAACTACCGGGGCAGGACCAGAAATCCAACTAACCAGTCAGATGGATCAAGCCGAGTTAACTACCGGGGCAGGACCAGAAATCCAACCAACCAGTCAGATGGATCAAGACGAGTTAACTACCGGGGCAGGACCAGAAATCCAACCAACTAGTCAGAAGGATCCAGTCAAGTTAACTACCGGGGCAGGACCAGAAATCCAACTAACCAGTCAGATGGATCAAGCCGAGTTAACTACCGGGGCAGGACCAGAAATCCAACTAACCAGTCAGATGGATCAAGACGAGTTAACTACCGGGGCAGGACCAGAAATCCAACCAACAAGTCAGATGGATCAAGACGAGTTAACTACCGGGGCAGGACCAGAAATCCAACCAACTTGTCAGAAGGATGAAGCTGAGCTAACTACCGGGGCAGGACTAGAAATCCAACTAACCAGTCAGATGGTTCGACAGGAAGTCGAGCTAACTACCGGGGCAGGACCAGGCATCCAATCAGAAGTCCAACCCCATCAACAAACACAACTGTCCGACCAGCACGAGGTG CGCCGACATGCTTCAAAAGTGAAGAGGCGGCGAGACACCGGCGAGAAACACTGGCGACCAGGAGGTGGTGTTCAGGGTGATGGCGTTCGGCAGCAGACAGGTGGAGCCTGGGAGCCCGAGGTCCAGGCAGGTGCAGCGCTGGCCGGACGCTGCCGAGAAGGCCGTGGAAAGAAGAGGAAGCCGGAGAGCGTGGAGGACAGGTGCTCGAAGGAAAGCGGCGTGGCTCAGCACGGTCTGAGGAGCGTGGTGATAAAGATGCTCTCCGTGCCATcaagcaggaagaggaagcGGCGACGGATGAACAAGGCAGCTGATCGAGTACCGGCGGAGAAGGACGGACCCCACCGCTGGCCCTGGGGCTTCCACGTCTACGCCTGGGACAAGAACCACCTGGACTGGGGGGGACACAAAGAAAGTAACCGCGGTACGATGTCCAGAGCCATTTCAGATGATGACTCCTCATCCTGGAGGAAAGATATGCGGCAGCTTCGCTCCTACGTTAGAGTTCCCTGGAAGACTGGGGCTTACAGCTCAGCAGTTGGTCACCATGAAACCTACAACCACACGAAGAGGCAGTACCCAGCATGGCACCGGAAAGTCAGGcagaggtgcattgtgggattgcaTGGACGAAGCAGGATGAGGGACGAGTGGGAGGAGAGAAGCGGATCTAGCTCGGACAGGCAGTGGGGCGGCAGCCCATCCCCCTCCCAGGAGAGGGGAGGATTCGCCTCTTCAAGCCCCAGAGACGTGAGCCTAGACTGGGCAGATGTGCGGCCGAGCCCCCTCTCTTCTCAAAGCCccatctcctcctgctccaccaaCGTGTCGGAACTCAGCACAGACGGGAGCAGCTCGGCCCGCTTCAGGCTGTCCCCGTGTTCCAGGACGCGACGGACCCACCGAGGGCTGGTGGGAgataagccaatcagaggcgCACGATTGCGCTCTGTGTCCAGCGATAAGGACTGCCGGCCCGACGGCCCGGTGGCGCAGGCCAGGTCGGGTCCAGCAGGTGCTGACGCAAGGTTGTCCCGGCTCCATCAAGACCACGAGTCTTCCCCCGCCCACAAGCGAACACAACCGGCCTCTGAGAGCAGACACGTCCTCTCCAAAAACAAGCACGTGTCCAAACACATGCCGGCATTACCACTCATAGGAAAACGTCCAGCTGTGAGGCGCAGAGCCACTCGTCCTGCGTCCTGGCACAGTTCGGGACACTCGTCCCAACATTCCGAGCTCCAGAGGCTCGGAGCCGATGCCTCTAACTCCTCTGCACCTCAGGCGACCCCAGAGGAACAAACCACCACATTCTGTAAAACCCAACAGCGGGAGGACAGCATCGTGTCCAATGAGCACCAATCAGGGAACCTCAGAAgctccacccctcccctgaCAGAGCAGCCAATCACGTTCACGgcagaggaggtggagaagtaCAGGCTTCTCCAAAAGCAGGCCAGAGAGCACATGGAGAttcagctgcagcaggacagcAAGGTGGAGATGCCCACTGTGGCTGCCCCATATCCTCCCGTTCCTCCCCTCCACCATGACCACACCATCCTTCAGCAGCATCCTCCACCCTTCACCTCCCTCACCCTCCGCCCCGCACTTCTCCCCGCCCACCCAGCCACGTTGTGGACGTCCCACCCTCCTCTTCGGCTGGTCCAAGCCACGCCCCTCCACCCGCTGCTCCTCCACTCTCCACTTCCTGTGGGGTCCCTGCTGTCATCGCTGCTCGCGTACTCTCACACGCGCACCCTGCACCTCCGTCCACTAATACAGCCCCTCTACGGCCGCCATGAAGTAGCAATGCACCCTGGGCCACTGAGCTAG